One genomic window of Pecten maximus chromosome 3, xPecMax1.1, whole genome shotgun sequence includes the following:
- the LOC117324286 gene encoding uncharacterized protein LOC117324286, with product MGCTKEHLKLVPGTVLLVIGFVLTIVGLASVHWCHSEDNTVNIGLWEICFLVKVAEVQCFEFRERDYTPIIIFITSALCVIAAIFEFVAVLWGVAAVFQKKRRAFKWTQKAGIMAALADVLVVIAVCLYAASYKTIKYQKIPRWTSGTEVNLTWSFYVTCGAAVIILLGATLSIAMALQSSSISTVHVTSMPTHSPSPLMHPPPSTRIPSPFRLRPRAPSPLPFSRAAFQTPRMNHSPVLPS from the exons ATGGGATGTACAAAAGAGCACTTAAAGCTGGTGCCAGGTACTGTGTTGCTGGTGATAGGGTTCGTACTAACTATTGTCGGACTGGCGTCTGTTCACTGGTGTCATTCGGAGGATAACACTGTTAATATTGGACTGTGGGAAATATGTTTCCTCGTGAAAGTAGCGGAAGTACAATGTTTCGAGTTCCGTGAGCGGGATTACACGCCAA TTATTATATTCATCACCAGTGCACTGTGTGTCATCGCCGCCATATTTGAATTTGTTGCTGTATTATGGGGTGTAGCAGCTGTATTCCAGAAGAAAAGGCGTGCATTCAAATGGACACAGAAAGCGGGCATCATGGCTGCTCTAGCAG ATGTGTTGGTGGTTATTGCTGTGTGTCTGTATGCTGCTtcatacaaaacaataaagtaCCAAAAGATCCCACGATGGACATCGGGAACCGAAGTTAACCTTACATGGTCATTTTATGTCACGTGTGGGGCAGCGGTGATCATTCTTCTGGGAGCAACATTGTCCATTGCAATGGCGCTGCAATCTTCATCTATTTCAACTGTCCACGTGACATCGATGCCAACACACAGCCCATCACCGTTGATGCATCCGCCACCAAGCACCCGAATCCCATCCCCGTTCAGACTTCGTCCGCGCGCACCATCACCACTGCCATTTTCACGGGCTGCCTTTCAGACCCCTCGGATGAATCACTCCCCCGTGTTGCCTTCTTGA